A window from Sinanaerobacter sp. ZZT-01 encodes these proteins:
- a CDS encoding MetQ/NlpA family ABC transporter substrate-binding protein yields MTKRRIALLILVGVLALSFAGCGNKEGKSEENEETIVKVGVVGESNEMWEPVIAELEKEGIKIELVSFTDYPIPNSALDTGDIDLNAFQHYAYLNEEIKNNGYKITAIGDTFISAMNIYSDSISDVKEIKEGSKIAVPNDATNEGRALKVLEAAGLIQLDQSAGDSPEVSDITENPLKLELVEVDAANVYSLLPDVAAGVINCNYALDSGLNPGEDAIFSDNVAFYSGKDYVNLIAARTEDAENEIYQKIVKAYQSEAVKEVFATTFKGAYIAAWEE; encoded by the coding sequence ATGACAAAAAGGAGAATCGCATTACTTATTTTAGTGGGGGTGCTGGCGTTATCATTTGCCGGCTGCGGAAATAAAGAGGGAAAGAGTGAAGAAAATGAAGAAACCATCGTAAAGGTAGGCGTAGTGGGAGAATCCAACGAGATGTGGGAGCCGGTCATTGCAGAATTAGAAAAGGAAGGGATCAAAATAGAACTTGTAAGCTTTACGGACTATCCGATTCCGAATAGTGCACTTGACACCGGAGACATTGATCTGAATGCATTTCAGCACTATGCGTATCTGAACGAAGAGATTAAGAACAATGGTTATAAAATTACTGCAATCGGAGATACCTTTATTTCCGCAATGAATATTTACTCCGATTCGATTTCTGACGTAAAGGAAATTAAAGAAGGTTCAAAAATTGCCGTGCCAAACGATGCGACGAATGAAGGCAGAGCATTAAAGGTATTGGAAGCGGCTGGATTGATCCAGCTGGATCAGAGTGCAGGAGACAGTCCTGAAGTATCTGATATTACAGAAAATCCGTTGAAGCTGGAGTTGGTAGAAGTGGATGCTGCAAATGTGTATTCTCTGCTCCCGGACGTTGCTGCAGGCGTAATTAATTGCAACTATGCACTGGACAGTGGTTTGAACCCGGGAGAGGATGCAATTTTCTCCGATAATGTAGCGTTTTACTCCGGCAAGGACTATGTAAACTTAATTGCCGCAAGAACAGAAGATGCAGAAAATGAAATTTATCAAAAAATTGTAAAAGCATACCAGTCCGAAGCAGTAAAAGAAGTTTTTGCAACAACTTTCAAGGGCGCTTATATCGCAGCATGGGAGGAATAG
- a CDS encoding O-acetylhomoserine aminocarboxypropyltransferase/cysteine synthase family protein — protein sequence MSKKTRENREFRFETLQLHVGQENADPLTDARAVPIYQTSSYVFHNSEHAAARFGLRDAGNIYGRLTNPTEDVFERRIAALEGGVAALAVASGAAAVTYAIQNIAQHGDHIVAAKNIYGGTYNLLEHTNKQYGIETTFVDPFRYDELDAAIQENTKLVFIETLGNPNSDVVDIEKIAEIAHKHKIPLVIDNTFATPYLVRPIAYGADIVVHSATKFIGGHGTAIGGVIVDSGKFDWEQSGKFPALSEPNPSYHGISFTKAVGAAAYVTKIRAILLRDTGATLSPFHAFLFLQGLETLSLRVERHVENSLKVAEYLKNHPQVQEVHHPSVSDDELQKELYKKYFPNGGGSIFTFEIKGDAQKAKDFIDQLELFSLLANVADVKSLVIHPASTTHSQMTEEELLNSGIKPNTIRLSIGTENINDIIEDLEEAFKAVL from the coding sequence ATGAGTAAAAAAACGAGAGAAAACAGGGAATTTAGATTTGAAACATTACAGCTGCATGTAGGACAGGAGAACGCAGATCCGCTAACCGATGCAAGGGCAGTCCCGATTTACCAAACTTCATCTTACGTTTTTCATAACAGTGAACATGCAGCAGCGCGATTTGGACTAAGAGATGCCGGAAATATCTATGGAAGGTTGACCAATCCGACCGAAGATGTCTTTGAGAGAAGAATTGCAGCATTGGAAGGGGGCGTTGCAGCATTGGCAGTGGCTTCCGGAGCAGCAGCTGTAACCTACGCAATTCAAAACATTGCACAGCATGGAGATCATATTGTAGCTGCAAAGAATATCTATGGAGGAACTTATAATCTTTTGGAGCATACCAACAAACAGTATGGGATTGAAACTACATTTGTAGACCCATTCCGGTATGACGAACTTGATGCGGCGATTCAGGAAAATACAAAGCTGGTATTCATTGAAACACTGGGAAATCCAAACTCCGACGTGGTAGATATTGAAAAGATTGCAGAGATTGCACATAAGCATAAAATTCCGCTTGTGATTGACAACACCTTTGCAACTCCCTATCTCGTTCGTCCAATTGCATACGGAGCAGACATCGTCGTACATTCCGCAACAAAATTTATCGGCGGACACGGCACTGCGATTGGAGGCGTGATTGTAGACAGCGGAAAGTTTGATTGGGAGCAAAGCGGAAAATTTCCTGCCTTGAGCGAGCCAAACCCAAGTTATCATGGAATCAGTTTTACGAAGGCAGTAGGTGCGGCTGCATATGTTACAAAAATTCGTGCAATTCTTTTAAGAGATACCGGAGCAACCCTCTCACCGTTTCATGCATTTTTATTTCTGCAAGGCTTGGAAACCCTGTCTTTGAGAGTAGAAAGACACGTTGAAAACAGCTTGAAGGTAGCGGAATATCTGAAAAACCATCCGCAGGTTCAGGAGGTACATCACCCATCAGTGAGTGATGACGAATTGCAAAAAGAATTATATAAAAAATATTTTCCAAATGGAGGCGGGTCGATTTTCACCTTTGAAATCAAAGGTGACGCGCAGAAAGCAAAAGACTTCATCGACCAGCTTGAATTGTTCTCCCTGCTCGCTAACGTAGCAGATGTGAAATCACTGGTGATTCATCCGGCTTCCACAACACATTCTCAAATGACCGAAGAAGAACTTCTTAATTCTGGTATCAAACCGAATACGATCCGTCTTTCGATCGGAACAGAAAATATTAACGATATAATTGAAGATCTGGAAGAAGCATTTAAAGCGGTACTTTAA
- a CDS encoding pyridoxal phosphate-dependent aminotransferase yields the protein MQELSKRTASFTESIIRKMTRISDQYGAVNLSQGFPDFDPPKEILTSLKEASMKGPHQYAVTWGAQNFREALAHKQEHFSGMKIDPNTEITVTCGSTEAMMAAMMAITNPGDQVIVFSPFYENYGADAILCGAEPLYVPLVPPAFHFDGDVLEAAFKKGAKALILCNPSNPCGKVFTREELKLISALAIKYDAYVITDEVYEHILYEPYEHLYLASFPGMRERTITCSSLSKTYSITGWRLGYVIAEERIIDRIKKVHDFLTVGAAAPLMEAAVTGLLFDDKYYKELQRHYTHMRDLFLKGLDEIGLPYIKPQGAYYVLTDISEFGCKNDVAFCEWLAKEVKVAAVPGSAFFKEQTHSFIRFHFAKKDETLQLALQNLSEIYKKADRR from the coding sequence ATGCAGGAATTAAGTAAGCGTACAGCATCCTTTACGGAATCCATTATTCGAAAGATGACAAGGATTTCAGATCAATACGGAGCAGTGAATCTTTCTCAGGGTTTTCCGGATTTTGACCCTCCGAAAGAAATTCTCACGAGCTTAAAAGAAGCATCGATGAAAGGACCGCATCAGTATGCTGTCACATGGGGGGCACAAAATTTTAGAGAAGCACTGGCTCACAAGCAGGAACACTTTTCAGGGATGAAAATTGACCCGAATACCGAAATTACCGTTACCTGCGGAAGTACAGAAGCAATGATGGCCGCAATGATGGCGATTACAAATCCGGGAGATCAGGTGATTGTATTTTCACCGTTTTATGAAAACTACGGGGCAGATGCCATTCTCTGCGGGGCTGAGCCCTTGTATGTTCCGCTTGTACCCCCTGCATTTCACTTTGATGGTGATGTATTGGAAGCGGCCTTCAAAAAAGGAGCAAAGGCGTTGATTTTATGCAATCCTTCCAATCCATGCGGAAAGGTTTTCACTCGTGAAGAACTGAAACTCATTTCTGCGCTTGCGATAAAATATGATGCATATGTTATTACGGATGAGGTGTATGAGCATATTTTATACGAGCCGTATGAGCACCTTTATCTAGCGTCTTTTCCGGGAATGCGGGAACGCACAATCACCTGCAGCTCCCTGTCAAAGACATATTCCATCACCGGGTGGCGTCTCGGGTATGTCATTGCAGAGGAAAGAATCATAGACCGTATCAAAAAAGTACATGATTTTCTGACAGTGGGCGCAGCAGCGCCTCTGATGGAAGCGGCTGTTACCGGATTGCTGTTTGACGATAAATATTATAAGGAGCTGCAAAGGCATTATACCCATATGCGGGATTTGTTTTTAAAAGGGCTTGATGAGATTGGACTTCCCTATATCAAACCGCAGGGAGCGTACTATGTTTTAACCGACATCAGTGAATTTGGGTGTAAAAATGATGTCGCTTTCTGTGAGTGGCTTGCAAAAGAGGTAAAAGTTGCGGCAGTACCCGGCTCTGCCTTTTTTAAAGAACAAACCCACTCCTTTATTCGTTTTCACTTTGCAAAGAAGGATGAGACCTTACAGCTTGCACTGCAAAATCTTTCAGAGATATATAAAAAAGCGGACAGACGATGA
- a CDS encoding PadR family transcriptional regulator gives MKINKELMKGSTSILVLSLLSKEDMYGYQIAHQLKERSDSVFVLKEGTLYPMLHSLENDKVIESYWVDADNGKRRKYYKITKNGMKLLKDKKAEWQTYTKAVNTVIGGVCIG, from the coding sequence ATGAAGATTAATAAGGAGCTTATGAAAGGAAGTACGTCAATTTTAGTGCTTTCACTTTTGAGCAAAGAAGATATGTACGGGTATCAAATTGCGCATCAGCTTAAAGAACGATCAGATAGTGTTTTTGTTCTTAAGGAAGGAACGCTTTATCCAATGCTTCACAGCTTGGAAAATGATAAAGTGATTGAATCCTATTGGGTTGATGCGGATAATGGAAAACGCAGAAAATATTATAAGATCACAAAAAATGGAATGAAACTATTGAAAGATAAAAAGGCGGAGTGGCAAACTTATACGAAAGCAGTGAATACTGTAATCGGAGGTGTTTGCATTGGATAA
- a CDS encoding helix-turn-helix transcriptional regulator produces the protein MKNRLEEIRKLRGIKQEELAAALEVSRQTIGSLENGRYNPSIVLAFKIARYFQMQIEEIFIYEEEE, from the coding sequence TTGAAGAATAGATTGGAAGAAATTCGAAAGCTAAGAGGAATTAAGCAAGAAGAGCTTGCAGCCGCTTTGGAAGTATCAAGGCAAACAATCGGTTCGCTTGAAAATGGTCGATACAATCCATCCATCGTCTTAGCATTTAAGATTGCCCGTTATTTTCAAATGCAAATTGAAGAGATATTTATTTATGAGGAGGAAGAATAA
- a CDS encoding ornithine cyclodeaminase family protein: protein MSLNLSKEEYKKAEEYRAWIETRLPIGKELLYLTQEDVRSIPISPEEILELTEKSLAAYSRKNADMPAKIGIHPLPGTFYHAMPAYAPEAFAAGIKWGSCYPENQKKYGYPQAEGLILFNDHLSGIPIAILDCIYVTEIRTAAVTYASIKKLASSDAKTFGMIGCGVEGRQHVKNIEKVLPSLKEIYVYDISKDAENCLIQELQGEVGAVIKKADSLETLVRNSEVIASATIITEQPEPKIKDEWITSGKTILLCDCHSLYEDKTVKRADKYLVDSIEQHELLKGYGYYPYGLPEIYAETGEVVGGEKQGRVTKDELIVCNNVGMAIEDMYVVRDLFDKALENGIGRKLPL, encoded by the coding sequence ATGAGTTTGAACTTAAGTAAAGAAGAATACAAGAAGGCAGAAGAATACAGAGCGTGGATTGAAACAAGGCTGCCCATCGGAAAAGAGCTTCTCTACCTGACGCAAGAGGACGTTCGGAGCATTCCGATCAGCCCGGAAGAAATATTGGAGCTTACGGAAAAATCTCTGGCAGCTTACAGCCGAAAAAATGCAGATATGCCTGCGAAGATAGGGATTCACCCGCTTCCCGGAACTTTTTATCACGCGATGCCTGCCTATGCACCGGAAGCGTTCGCAGCGGGAATCAAATGGGGCTCCTGTTATCCTGAAAATCAGAAAAAATACGGATACCCACAGGCGGAAGGTCTCATTCTTTTCAATGACCATTTATCCGGTATCCCAATTGCTATTTTAGACTGTATCTATGTAACGGAAATCCGTACCGCGGCGGTTACGTATGCGTCCATTAAAAAGCTTGCATCGAGTGATGCAAAGACCTTCGGTATGATTGGGTGCGGAGTGGAAGGCAGACAGCACGTTAAAAACATCGAAAAAGTGCTTCCTTCCTTGAAAGAGATCTATGTTTATGATATTTCGAAAGATGCAGAGAATTGTCTGATACAGGAATTACAGGGTGAGGTAGGTGCCGTAATCAAAAAAGCGGATTCACTTGAGACACTGGTAAGAAATTCAGAAGTCATTGCTTCGGCGACCATTATCACAGAACAACCGGAGCCAAAGATAAAAGATGAATGGATTACAAGCGGAAAAACAATCCTATTATGCGACTGCCATTCTCTCTATGAAGATAAAACAGTGAAAAGAGCAGATAAATATTTGGTGGATAGTATTGAGCAGCATGAGCTGTTAAAAGGATATGGCTATTATCCGTATGGACTCCCTGAAATTTACGCCGAAACCGGAGAGGTTGTCGGAGGCGAAAAACAAGGCAGAGTAACAAAAGATGAGCTGATTGTATGCAACAATGTCGGAATGGCCATCGAAGATATGTATGTAGTAAGAGATTTATTTGATAAAGCATTAGAAAATGGGATAGGAAGAAAGCTTCCTTTATAA
- a CDS encoding FtsW/RodA/SpoVE family cell cycle protein, whose protein sequence is MDKKVKAFLDEVCIYINCKAVHKDIREELFEHINELKKENVNHGYDEKEALDLAICAMGSTEEIGVRLNRQHKPRMEWSILLLTMAIAVIGAVVMYTSSQFTSGETINFSTYVLIAAIGVGTMVTFYYYDYTKLKNLSAALYFSGILLLVATLLIGTSANGATRWISIGPFSVVIPEVASLLFLIAFVGFLEKYRGKGAIQIIKILFTCMISVFLIMLLPSLATAFVLFIVYAAGIIMAVIRNHFGGNKKMQFISLFAGGGVVASLLLYRVIANPYLLMRLNIFTEKSQGYQERMADHWLTLSNWFGKISYSGGSLNGTMPNITGEYILVNVIATFGWVAGVALIILIGAFIIRSFLTARQIKNNYGFYLSFSACMILSAQFLINILINFNLFPLTAVNMPFVSYGGTGYIVNMAFVGIILSVWRRDNLISHSDSVRLSNSKKEIISYSNGKLIIDLQAWRK, encoded by the coding sequence TTGGATAAAAAAGTGAAAGCATTTTTAGATGAAGTATGTATTTATATCAATTGCAAAGCAGTACATAAGGATATTCGTGAGGAGCTTTTTGAACATATAAACGAATTGAAAAAAGAAAATGTGAATCATGGTTACGATGAAAAAGAAGCTCTGGATTTGGCGATTTGTGCGATGGGAAGTACGGAAGAAATCGGTGTCCGATTAAATCGTCAGCATAAGCCTCGGATGGAATGGTCAATTTTGCTTTTAACAATGGCAATTGCAGTAATTGGTGCGGTCGTGATGTATACGAGCAGCCAGTTTACAAGTGGAGAAACAATCAATTTTTCGACCTATGTACTTATCGCTGCAATTGGAGTCGGAACGATGGTAACATTCTATTATTATGACTATACGAAACTGAAAAATCTTTCGGCTGCCTTGTATTTTTCCGGAATCTTGTTACTTGTTGCAACTCTGCTCATAGGGACGAGTGCGAATGGTGCTACAAGGTGGATTTCGATCGGGCCGTTTTCTGTCGTAATACCGGAAGTTGCCAGTCTGCTTTTTTTAATTGCATTTGTAGGATTTTTAGAAAAATACAGGGGAAAAGGTGCGATACAGATTATAAAGATATTATTTACGTGTATGATTTCGGTATTTTTAATCATGCTTTTACCAAGCTTAGCAACTGCTTTTGTACTGTTTATCGTATATGCAGCAGGAATCATTATGGCTGTTATAAGGAATCACTTTGGCGGTAATAAAAAGATGCAGTTTATTTCATTATTTGCAGGTGGCGGTGTCGTTGCAAGCCTATTGTTGTATCGAGTGATTGCAAACCCCTATTTATTAATGCGTCTGAATATTTTTACAGAAAAATCACAAGGATATCAAGAGCGCATGGCAGATCATTGGCTTACTCTTTCCAATTGGTTTGGAAAAATATCCTATTCGGGGGGAAGCCTGAATGGGACGATGCCCAATATTACAGGAGAGTATATACTTGTCAATGTAATTGCGACATTTGGATGGGTAGCTGGAGTTGCTCTTATCATTCTAATTGGTGCATTTATCATTCGATCGTTTCTTACTGCGAGGCAGATAAAAAATAATTACGGGTTTTATTTGTCTTTCTCCGCTTGCATGATTTTATCCGCACAATTTTTGATTAATATTTTAATAAATTTTAATTTGTTCCCTTTAACTGCAGTCAATATGCCATTTGTCTCTTATGGAGGTACGGGATATATTGTGAATATGGCATTTGTCGGCATTATCCTTTCCGTTTGGCGCAGAGATAATCTGATTTCCCATTCAGACAGTGTCAGACTGTCAAATTCAAAGAAAGAGATTATAAGCTATTCAAATGGAAAACTGATTATTGATTTGCAAGCTTGGAGGAAATGA
- a CDS encoding DUF6442 family protein, whose protein sequence is MKKNASTYLLTISGLLLLGIGLYLIKTLVDPQGILRALPYVCVGLGCGIFGHGMGELISLKAMKGHPDLEKQLKIDKNDERNIAIANRAKAKAYDMMLFVFGALMLSFALMEVDLTLILLLVFSYLFIAGYGIYYRIKYDKEM, encoded by the coding sequence ATGAAAAAAAATGCTTCAACATACTTACTGACGATCTCAGGATTATTACTACTGGGAATTGGCTTATATCTAATCAAGACACTTGTGGACCCGCAGGGTATTTTGCGAGCTTTACCTTATGTTTGTGTTGGCCTTGGCTGCGGAATTTTTGGCCATGGCATGGGAGAGCTCATCAGTCTGAAAGCCATGAAGGGACATCCCGACTTAGAAAAACAACTGAAAATTGATAAAAATGATGAGCGTAATATTGCAATTGCAAATCGTGCAAAGGCAAAAGCATATGATATGATGCTATTTGTATTTGGTGCACTAATGCTTTCTTTTGCTTTAATGGAAGTTGATTTAACGCTCATTCTTCTCTTGGTATTTTCCTATCTTTTCATCGCCGGTTACGGGATTTACTATCGCATCAAATATGATAAAGAAATGTAA